Proteins from a genomic interval of Thamnophis elegans isolate rThaEle1 chromosome 2, rThaEle1.pri, whole genome shotgun sequence:
- the LOC116504011 gene encoding lysozyme C, milk isozyme-like encodes MMTFFLQTFLLACFVATIQTKIYGRCELAHVLKKNGMDGYEGYSLASWICMAFYETGFDTKAIDRHKGGTKDYGIFHINSGSWCKENNALSTAICDIACSDLLNPDLEDDIACAKKIVTRSTGMAAWHQWKKHCENQDMSKWVKGCKV; translated from the exons ATGATGACCTTCTTCCTACAGACATTTCTTCTAGCTTGCTTCGTAGCTACTATACAGACCAAGATCTACGGTCGCTGTGAGTTGGCTCATGTGCTGAAGAAGaatgggatggatggatatgaagGTTACAGCCTAGCAAGTT GGATCTGCATGGCATTTTATGAAACCGGCTTTGACACCAAGGCCATTGATCGGCACAAAGGTGGCACCAAAGACTATGGCATCTTCCATATCAACAGTGGTTCATGGTGTAAAGAAAACAATGCCTTATCAACGGCCATTTGTGACATAGCTTGCTCAG ATTTGCTGAATCCTGATCTTGAAGATGACATCGCCTGTGCCAAAAAGATTGTGACCCGCTCTACTGGCATGGCTGCCTG GCACCAGtggaaaaagcactgtgaaaaccAAGATATGAGCAAGTGGGTAAAAGGGTGTAAGGTTTGA